In Gopherus evgoodei ecotype Sinaloan lineage unplaced genomic scaffold, rGopEvg1_v1.p scaffold_31_arrow_ctg1, whole genome shotgun sequence, a single window of DNA contains:
- the LOC115640564 gene encoding trypsin-like, producing MELMAIVLLVVTAGAAVSAQDDGGRIIGGYTCPRYSQPWQAFIYGPLQCGGILVDRSWVLSAAHCYRPGLRVRLGEHNLAVREGPEQDRVVSGAILHPGYNRFTLDNDLMLLKLAQPITIGTTARPVTLPTACAPTGTACLISGWGTVTTPQATFPNLLQCGNVQIISAQSCRASYPGRVTTNMVCAGVMGGGIDSCQGDSGGPLLCAGQLQGIVSWGLQTCAQSNRPGVYTKVCNYVAWIRRAIQMN from the exons ATGGAGCTGATGGCTATCGTGCTGCTAGTAGTGACTGCAG GTGCTGCAGTGTCCGCCCAGGACGACGGGGGCCGGATCATCGGCGGGTACACGTGTCCCCGCTACTCCCAGCCCTGGCAGGCCTTCATCTACGGCCCGCTGCAGTGTGGGGGCATCCTGGTCGACAGGAGCTGGGTGCTATCTGCCGCCCATTGCTACAGAcc CGGCCTGCGGGTGCGGCTCGGGGAGCACAACCTGGCGGTGCGGGAGGGCCCGGAGCAGGACCGAGTCGTGTCCGGCGCCATCCTGCACCCCGGCTACAACCGCTTCACCCTGGACAACGACCTCATGCTGCTCAAACTGGCGCAACCGATCACCATCGGCACGACCGCCCGCCCCGTCACGCTGCCCACGGCCTGCGCGCCCACCGGGACCGCCTGCCTCATCTCGGGCTGGGGCACCGTCACCACCCCCCAAG CCACATTCCCCAACCTCCTGCAGTGCGGAAACGTCCAGATCATCTCAGCCCAGAGCTGTCGGGCTTCCTATCCCGGCCGGGTCACCACCAACATGGTGTGCGCGGGCGTCATGGGTGGGGGCATCGACTCCTGCCag GGTGACTCGGGTGGGCCTCTGCTCTGCGCTGGGCAGCTCCAGGGCATCGTGTCCTGGGGGCTGCAAACCTGCGCCCAGTCCAACAGGCCTGGCGTCTACACCAAGGTCTGCAACTACGTAGCGTGGATCCGCAGAGCCATCCAGATGAATTGA